DNA from Vicia villosa cultivar HV-30 ecotype Madison, WI unplaced genomic scaffold, Vvil1.0 ctg.005862F_1_1, whole genome shotgun sequence:
AACTATGGCTATATAATATAGGACCGTGTTTGTTGATTTCTAGCAAAAGGGTAGTTAGTAATCTCTATAGCACCAACACCTCTGGAAAAAACACAGGACACCGACCAACACTTTTCAATATGTTGAATTTATtcaatttttcaaattatttccaATGTTGATGTGTGAGTGTCGTGTTTTTGGTGTCCCTGATTCATAGTGTAATGGCTAATTTGAGCTTATGTAGTGACATAAGCACTTATGAGACTGTTTGATAGAGCTTATGGAAACAACTTATGATATGTTTATAGTTTGTTTTCAGCTTGCTTTCATAAGCTCTATGTGAAATCTTATGAAAACAACTCATAATATATGTAAACAATAAGCTATGATGATAAGTGCTTATACGAGTAGATAACCTTCTATTTTAtctgttgttgtagaaatagttCGCACATAAGCACTTATATGATGAGTGCTCAAGCCATGAGCGTTTAGTTAAGCTATTTTATCCGAACAGTGTCTAACTCTTTGCCCCAATATGCTTGTGTGAAAATGACAAGAGAATACTGCTtgttatttgattgattttttgcTTGTAAGTTAGTTTGTCATTTAGGTTTAGTTATAAGATAATTTCTTGAGTCATGACTGTTATTTTGGcctttgtattaaaaaaatatagtgaGATACAAAACTATGTGCTTTTCCTTTTCATGCAAATTTTCCGATCTCTTACAATTTTTAGGCAGACAGTGCAAGAAGACAAAGCTCTTGTGTATGAGGACTGGAAAGAGAATATTCTACCCCTGTTGGATTCAGAACCTTCAAAGCTTAACCTGACGTTCTTCGGTGTGGAACAGTACTTTGCAGCCAAAAGTCTTATTTCTTCTAGATCTTTCGAGATAGATGATTACCATGGCTTTGGTATGGTTCCCCTAGCAGATCTGTAAGTAAAGACTTTACTTTTTTTACGTTCTTAACAATTAAACAAAAGGTTATTGATGTGATGAACCGTAAGTTTGCTATTAGTTATCTTGGTAGTTTACATAGAAGGACTAAGAAAAtcttttgtgatgattttgaggtCTAGCATTGAAGCCTTTTTCTTTTACAGCTAATTAATGGACTAGCTGTTGTTCTTATTATGTCCtaattctttcaaaatttcaaatattgATCTGCATATCGTATTCTAATGATGCCTACACAATCGTCTTCACTAGATTCAATCATAAAACGGGTGCGGAAGATGTGCATTTTACCGCTTTGTCTTCTAATGATGAATCTGAAGACGATTCTGACGAAGGAATTGTTGATGAAGAAGCATTAGCTCAAAATTCATCTATGGATAAGACTGAGAAGGGTGTGGTTAGTGACACGGAGTATTCTTCGGTTACTGAGGACGATACATCAATGCTGGAGATGGTTATGATAAAAGATGTTAGCAGTGGAGCCGAGGTAAGGAAGTTCCTTTCATTTATGCACTTTTTTAACCTCCACTGGAAAGTGATTAGTCTCATGTATTTTCAAAGATCTCAAATGCTACTATGCTACATTTGATGGAGTTCATTATTGTTTTCTTTGACATGGAACCTCTTATTCTTCCATTTGATGCAGGTATTTAATACTTACGGCTTATTAGGTAATGCCGCTTTGCTACACAGATATGGATTTACCGAGCAAGATAATGCGTATGATATTGTAAACATTGATATGGAGCTGGTACTTCAATGGTGTACTTCTCTATTCTCTGACCGCCACAGCAGATCAAGAATCTCCCTTTGGAGAAGGTTAGGCTATTCCGGTGACAGCGAAAACTCAGAATATTTCGAGATATCATTTGATGGAGAACCGCAGATTGAACTCGTCATTTTATTACACATCATATTTTTACCAGATGATGTCTACCATAAATTAGACTTAACAGTAGCCGTTGCTGGAAATTATGAGACTAGTATGAGCAAGAAACCATTGATGACAAAAGAAATTTGCGCAGCTTTGTTGTCACTGGCTGATATAAGGGAGAGTCTCTATGGTTTGAAATCAATGGAAGATGATGTTGAGGCGCTGGAAAGGTGTAGTTTTGTTGAAGACAGAAAGGTGTATCATTCTTTGGTTCTGCGTATCAGTGAAAGGAAGATCATTCAAAAACTCAGAAATTATGCTTCAAAGTCATGTAAGATTACTAAACCTAGTTCTGCCAGGAAGAAGGTGAAAAGGACAGCATAGAGAGAGTTGTTTTTTTCATGAtatatttatgatttatgatttaatttttGGTGAATGTTCACTTGCCTATGCAAAGTAGCAAAGTGCGAGTAACTCTTATTTTAGTCAATTTTTGTAGACATTAGATTTCACTGGTTCAAGCatcaaattaataatttttgttgaGTAGATTAAATTTATAAAGTTTCATAAAGTTCGATTTAATCTATAATACAAATAAAATGTTGATTATAAACCGATACAACAACATATTTCCAATTTCTGTAATTTTTGGTATGAACACAGAACATTAGACTTTCAATAGAATCACACAAGTGTTACAAATATTTAACATTATTCTATTGGGGCCATACCAAAAATAACGACTAACGAGATTTATAATAGGAATAATGAAAGTTTCATGGAATGGATCATGTCTTTGAATATTAGTATTGGAAAAGTAGTAGCTACTAGAAATTAGTAAAGAAAAAAAACCAATCAAAAACAGTTTGGTCAAATGTCAACATTTAAATGCGTAAGCTATAAAAAAATAATGCAAATGTCAATTCTATGAcaatatatcatttttattttatcctaTCTTTTCCTTTTCCACTCTTAGAACTATATAAAATGAACACCATGTTAAAGATTTTATCATAACACGGTTCAATATTCAATACAAGAGAAAGAAATAGTGAATTCAATACACAAAAATGGCATTGAAGCAAACCTTTTACATATCACATGGATCACCAGAACTAGCCATAGATGAAACTATTCCTGCATGGAAattcttgacatcatggaaaCAGGTGTTTCCTCATAGACCCTCTTCCATTCTTGTTATCTCTGGTCATTGGGACACTTCCGTTCCCACCGTCAACGTTGTTAGTCGCAACGAAACCATCCATGACTTTGGAGGATTCCCCAGGCGCATGTACAAGGTTTGTTTTGTTACTTTGTCTCATGTCAATGGTACAGTAATTTTATCTGATAGTCTAGATTTACAATTGCATGAACTTGTTTTGTTCCTATATTGGCAGCTTAAGTATCCAGCACCAGGTGCTCCAAAGTTAGCGAAGAGGGTGAAGGAACTAATCGAATCATCAGGGTTGAGTCAAGTGAACGAAGATAAAAAACGCGGGCTTGATCATGGTACATGGGTGCCTCTGATGTTGATGTATCCAGAAGCTGATATCCCAGTGTGTCAACTTTCTGTTTCATCAAGTAGAGATGGTACTTACCATTATAACTTGGGAAAGGCGCTGGCTCCTCTAAAAGATGAAGGTGTTCTAATAATTGGATCCGGAAGTGCCACTCATAACTTGAGAGCAATAGGTCCCCGCGAAAGCCCTCCTCCTCCCTGGGCTCTTGCGTTCGATTCTTGGCTAAAAGAATCTCTCGTCGAAGGAAGGTATGTATTGCCATAGTG
Protein-coding regions in this window:
- the LOC131642838 gene encoding ribosomal lysine N-methyltransferase 3-like isoform X1; this translates as MICYLFRRLRAFKRWMKSNGFEWSNALEFVDTPEQGIAVKALCQMNEGDVVAKMPKEACLTIKTSGACDIIENACLGGYLGLAVAIMYERSLGEESPWAGYLQLLPQQESLPLVWTLDEVSHLLCGTELQQTVQEDKALVYEDWKENILPLLDSEPSKLNLTFFGVEQYFAAKSLISSRSFEIDDYHGFGMVPLADLFNHKTGAEDVHFTALSSNDESEDDSDEGIVDEEALAQNSSMDKTEKGVVSDTEYSSVTEDDTSMLEMVMIKDVSSGAEVFNTYGLLGNAALLHRYGFTEQDNAYDIVNIDMELVLQWCTSLFSDRHSRSRISLWRRLGYSGDSENSEYFEISFDGEPQIELVILLHIIFLPDDVYHKLDLTVAVAGNYETSMSKKPLMTKEICAALLSLADIRESLYGLKSMEDDVEALERCSFVEDRKVYHSLVLRISERKIIQKLRNYASKSCKITKPSSARKKVKRTA
- the LOC131642838 gene encoding ribosomal lysine N-methyltransferase 3-like isoform X2 — protein: MATRRLRAFKRWMKSNGFEWSNALEFVDTPEQGIAVKALCQMNEGDVVAKMPKEACLTIKTSGACDIIENACLGGYLGLAVAIMYERSLGEESPWAGYLQLLPQQESLPLVWTLDEVSHLLCGTELQQTVQEDKALVYEDWKENILPLLDSEPSKLNLTFFGVEQYFAAKSLISSRSFEIDDYHGFGMVPLADLFNHKTGAEDVHFTALSSNDESEDDSDEGIVDEEALAQNSSMDKTEKGVVSDTEYSSVTEDDTSMLEMVMIKDVSSGAEVFNTYGLLGNAALLHRYGFTEQDNAYDIVNIDMELVLQWCTSLFSDRHSRSRISLWRRLGYSGDSENSEYFEISFDGEPQIELVILLHIIFLPDDVYHKLDLTVAVAGNYETSMSKKPLMTKEICAALLSLADIRESLYGLKSMEDDVEALERCSFVEDRKVYHSLVLRISERKIIQKLRNYASKSCKITKPSSARKKVKRTA
- the LOC131642839 gene encoding 4,5-DOPA dioxygenase extradiol-like, which translates into the protein MALKQTFYISHGSPELAIDETIPAWKFLTSWKQVFPHRPSSILVISGHWDTSVPTVNVVSRNETIHDFGGFPRRMYKLKYPAPGAPKLAKRVKELIESSGLSQVNEDKKRGLDHGTWVPLMLMYPEADIPVCQLSVSSSRDGTYHYNLGKALAPLKDEGVLIIGSGSATHNLRAIGPRESPPPPWALAFDSWLKESLVEGRYDEINHYEEKAPYAKVAHPSPDHFFPLHVAMGAAGENSKAKVIHESWDGGAFSYASFGFTSASS